One stretch of Armigeres subalbatus isolate Guangzhou_Male chromosome 2, GZ_Asu_2, whole genome shotgun sequence DNA includes these proteins:
- the LOC134211214 gene encoding uncharacterized protein DDB_G0271670-like isoform X1, whose amino-acid sequence MLSVQSPGCAGMERLGVPAGSSIGSPPLRDERSRRLRVDSGVTANAATSNSYQHLPNLHHHSHHALHHHDHLLVNSGSSDNRNYMNNHSHQQQYHHTASTTTTTPGSRHKDACSSSSSSGSSSSSSSSSYGKHSNHQSTSSFYGGNNNSSLCINSISKCPHHVALPDGERGPDRNLQIPQSEIPRTYVKAPPNKTVRDVPPQYQSGASSTSSSMSNLNSHLRGAAGGSAAMSHSLSGGVSLGNRAIVNSLSAYGSSSSTAGGTTNTTAKPKSELKLRDILRTITGNKSSKTSTSGISSSSSNNNNINGAISSNTSCNNNNYRNNPYGNTGSVGSSSSRNGLNSSNGANHLAVSGIHNHNHHYRQSIASSVQQRHQQQQTQQGGLSSSVPNASSGSSLGGGSTTPMSLSASPSPDTSSHYM is encoded by the exons ATGCTATCGGTACAGTCGCCCGGCTGCGCGGGAATGGAGCGGCTCGGCGTTCCTGCCGGTAGTTCCATTGGCTCACCACCTCTCAGAGATGAACG AAGCCGGCGATTACGGGTGGACTCCGGCGTGACGGCGAATGCCGCCACCAGCAACTCTTACCAACATCTTCCCAACTTGCACCATCACAGCCATCATGCGCTTCACCACCACGATCATCTATTAGTAAACAGCGGTAGTAGTGATAATAGAAATTATATGAACAATCACAGCCATCAGCAGCAGTACCATCATACggcgtcgacgacgacgacgacgccagGCAGTCGCCACAAGGATGCATGCTCTAGCAGTTCCAGCAGCGGAAGCAGTAGCAGTAGCAGCAGCAGTAGCTACGGCAAACACAGCAACCATCAAagcaccagcagtttctacggaGGAAACAACAACAGCAGTTTGTGCATCAACAGCATCAGCAAATGTCCGCATCACGTGGCACTACCGGATGGTGAACGGGGGCCGGACCGGAATCTGCAGATACCG CAATCGGAGATCCCCCGAACGTACGTCAAGGCTCCCCCGAACAAAACGGTACGGGACGTCCCGCCGCAGTACCAATCGGGAGCATCCTCCACATCGTCGTCCATGAGCAATCTCAACAGTCACCTTCGCGGAGCAGCAGGTGGTTCGGCAGCGATGAGCCACTCGCTCAGCGGGGGTGTCAGTCTGGGTAACCGGGCCATAGTCAATAGTCTGTCGGCGTACGGTTCCTCCAGCAGTACGGCTGGCGGCACCACCAACACCACCGCCAAACCCAAGtctgaactgaaactgagaGATATCCTGCGAACGATCACAGGtaacaaatcatcaaaaacatcCACTAGTGGTATTAGCAGTAGCAGTAGTAATAACAATAATATTAACGGAGCTATAAGTAGCAACACTAgctgtaataataataattatagaAACAATCCCTACGGGAACACTGGTTCAGTCGGTTCGAGTAGCAGTCGGAATGGATTGAACTCGTCGAACGGTGCAAACCATCTAGCAGTAAGTGGAATACATAATCATAATCATCACTACCGGCAATCGATAGCGTCGTCGGTGCAGCAGAGGCATCAACAGCAACAGACCCAGCAAGGTGGGCTATCCTCGTCGGTTCCAAATGCCTCCTCGGGGTCCTCGCTCGGCGGCGGTAGCACAACGCCAATGTCCCTGTCCGCAAGTCCTAGTCCGGACACGAGCTCACACTATATGTGA
- the LOC134211214 gene encoding uncharacterized protein DDB_G0271670-like isoform X2, whose amino-acid sequence MLSVQSPGCAGMERLGVPAGSSIGSPPLRDERSRRLRVDSGVTANAATSNSYQHLPNLHHHSHHALHHHDHLLVNSGSSDNRNYMNNHSHQQQYHHTASTTTTTPGSRHKDACSSSSSSGSSSSSSSSSYGKHSNHQSTSSFYGGNNNSSLCINSISKCPHHVALPDGERGPDRNLQIPQSEIPRTYVKAPPNKTVRDVPPQYQSGASSTSSSMSNLNSHLRGAAGGSAAMSHSLSGGVSLGNRAIVNSLSAYGSSSSTAGGTTNTTAKPKSELKLRDILRTITDNHAIPENPSTIEGKYIFTVVRKTVNRNHAKKFQIYVQDYHLVKCATKTTNE is encoded by the exons ATGCTATCGGTACAGTCGCCCGGCTGCGCGGGAATGGAGCGGCTCGGCGTTCCTGCCGGTAGTTCCATTGGCTCACCACCTCTCAGAGATGAACG AAGCCGGCGATTACGGGTGGACTCCGGCGTGACGGCGAATGCCGCCACCAGCAACTCTTACCAACATCTTCCCAACTTGCACCATCACAGCCATCATGCGCTTCACCACCACGATCATCTATTAGTAAACAGCGGTAGTAGTGATAATAGAAATTATATGAACAATCACAGCCATCAGCAGCAGTACCATCATACggcgtcgacgacgacgacgacgccagGCAGTCGCCACAAGGATGCATGCTCTAGCAGTTCCAGCAGCGGAAGCAGTAGCAGTAGCAGCAGCAGTAGCTACGGCAAACACAGCAACCATCAAagcaccagcagtttctacggaGGAAACAACAACAGCAGTTTGTGCATCAACAGCATCAGCAAATGTCCGCATCACGTGGCACTACCGGATGGTGAACGGGGGCCGGACCGGAATCTGCAGATACCG CAATCGGAGATCCCCCGAACGTACGTCAAGGCTCCCCCGAACAAAACGGTACGGGACGTCCCGCCGCAGTACCAATCGGGAGCATCCTCCACATCGTCGTCCATGAGCAATCTCAACAGTCACCTTCGCGGAGCAGCAGGTGGTTCGGCAGCGATGAGCCACTCGCTCAGCGGGGGTGTCAGTCTGGGTAACCGGGCCATAGTCAATAGTCTGTCGGCGTACGGTTCCTCCAGCAGTACGGCTGGCGGCACCACCAACACCACCGCCAAACCCAAGtctgaactgaaactgagaGATATCCTGCGAACGATCACAG ATAACCACGCTATCCCAGAAAATCCCTCAACAATTGaaggtaaatatatttttacagTAGTGCGTAAGACAGTAAATAGAAACCATGCGAAGAAGTTTCAAATCTATGTGCAAGACTACCATTTAGTAAAGTGTGCAACCAAAACGACGAACGAGTAA